Within Fusarium keratoplasticum isolate Fu6.1 chromosome 8, whole genome shotgun sequence, the genomic segment CGGATGGGTGTGCCGATGAGGGTGTTGGCTTGGCCGACGAGACCGAAGGATTCCAGGAGGCTGTCGATGCGCATGAGACGTTCACGCTTAGGGAGGGAGCTATCGGTCATGTCAGAGAGATGCTCGTGATATCAGTCATGGGTCAACATACCTGGTGCTGGCAAGACGTGAGGAAAACTCGAGCGTCTCGCGCACAGTCAAGGATCCGATAAGAGCATCCTCCTGCTCAACAAAGCACGACACCTCTCTAAACGCCGCTCGCGATAGGCGACTCCCATTAACGAGGActtcagcctcgacatcGCTGGCGTTTGTCGGCCGACGAGCTAGGACGTTGAGAAGCGTCGTCTTGCCACAACCTGAAGGGCCCATAAGGGCGCAGATCTCGCCTAAATTCGTAAACCAAGTCAGCCATTGCTGTCAGTGACGGGTGCACACAAGCTCAACTCACCTGCTTCAACGACACcctcgacattgtcgacaaTAGCCTTTGGCTCTTTCGTCTCGCGATCCTTGACCGTAACCGTAACACCGCGCCACGTAAGATTCTTGACTGTCGTGTTAAGCAGATGCTTCTCTGCAACGGGGCGCTCTTCAAGATCCATGGTGGGCTCAAGGTTGTCCATAAGATAATACTGATCAACCCTCAtgggggaagaaaaaaagagagcgGGGGGGAGGCAAGATATATAAAGGGCGATCGATCTGCCTGGGCAACGAAAATTATGTCAAATTTGGGAACAGAAATGGCGGCGTAAGTCAGACAGCTAGCTCGCAGCCAGGTGACATCCACAATCTTGGAGATTTGATATCGGATCTCGGGGTGTTGTGTAGAATTTGGTTCAAAACCTCTTGATTTTCACCCATTGACAGCTGTGACCAAGTCTATGTATTGCTATTCAACGGCCTCCTCTCAGTACCTCTCTTTCTTTTATCGAACGATATCCAAATTACCCATCAAATTTTCCAGACGCGAGCAAAAAACCCCAGCTGAAGCATCTCAAAATCTGACATGCGTAACACAGACCCATGCCCGCATTTCTCAGCCACCGAAGCTAGGCATTCAACTCTGCAGCGTGTAAGCGCGTCCCCCGGACCAAGATACCAGAAGGGAAATACCCCGTGCCAAGATAGGCTCTCGCCCAACATTCCTCTAATACGCCACGAGGCCGGCATCCGCCCCCGAGAACCCAGCCCCGACTGTGGAGCCCGGTGCCGTTCCCGCTTCGGGGACCTGTGACTTCCTTGATTCGCCCGTTTATTTCCCTTGGTCGGCGACTAGGGGACTTTCCAGGTTGTAGGGCTGAGGCGCGAGGTCGCCGACGGCCCGGTACGCAGTGAGCGGCCACTCTCATCGGTCTCGGCCGATGGCAGCGTCACAGCCACTCCTACCGCTGTAGTGGTACGGATACTCTTGTCTGGTTACAGTAGGTGCCGGTAATCCGTATTGTATCATTCGTCTAATTTAAGCTTTCTATCACTACGTAACAAATGGAGCTCTTTATGCTAGATCCATATTCATGTAAGGTACCAAGGGAAATATCAATCCTTACAACCCAGTCATACCATATCAACCGGAATAGCAAAGACGCCCTCGGATCAAGCCATTTGTAGTTTATATGAATTTAATATCAAGAGTTGAGTGAAGTACAGTAAATAGTCGTCAACTTGTGGATATCTGCATGGCCCTTAACGCCTTTCAAACTGTCCAGAGTCTACTTTCCCAATCAATCCCAGGAACACTTCCTTTTGTCTAATATCCATCCCATAAATCCATGCCAAGCAAATATCACATTAATATCCCAAGCCAACCAATGCCTTTTCCATCCCATAACCGTCATGTTGAGCTCGTAATCACCCTATCATGCCTGACAATCCTGGCATGCTCTGCATGTTCTCAATCTCGCTGATGATAGAATCGTCGGCCGCAATGCTGTTCAAAACCTCCTCTTGAGTGAGACCAAGCCAGTACTGGGGTgtcatctgctgctgcttcttggccctgTAAATCTCCTGCGCAACGCCCTTGACCTGGCGTCCAGCGCGGTCAGCATTGCCCCAAACTTGAGAGATCTTGGAAAGGGCCCCGATGTTGAGGCGAATCTGCTGGCGAaggttgtcgtcgtcgtgagGAACAAAGTAGAGAGCCCACTTGCTCAGATGCACAATGGAAGAAAGTGTAATCACGCAGGTAAAGAAATGCGTATGAGAAAGCAACGAGACGCGATGGGTGATCAACTTGCTGATCTCGCTCGCCGACTGGATCGTGTGTTTGGTGTGGGCGTTGAAAGCGTCGCCAGAAGGAACAGGGGCGTGAGGCGCGCAAGAGTTAACCGGGCGAGTCGAAGAAGAGTCTAACTGTGAGTgtggttgatgaagaagaagcgatgTGGCATGCATCATCATATGAGCTTGAAACATCATTTCGTCTAGACGGCCGTCTTTGTAGAGGGCATCCTGTTTCGATTCTGGGAGATGCAGGCGCCAGTTGGTAAGGAGCGTTTCGATGCGAGCAAGATTCTCGTCGTCGGGCCCGTAGATGGGAGGAACTCTCATGAATTTCCCCAGATTCCGAGCACATTGAATACGGTAGGCAAAGGATGAAAACTCGCGGTCCTCGCCCGAAAAATCGATATCGTCCATGTCTTCAAGGTACATGGGCTGCGGTATGTCCTTGGCACGGCGCATTAGCATGTGAGGCAATCAGAGAGAACGAGGTCGTCATACTCCTGAAAGATACTGATATTCCTCGCATGGCAACGCGACATCACAGGGTTCATCAAAAAGGAGGAAATTGGTGCTGCGATGAACGCCAGCAATCATTCCGTCCACCACATAGAGGTCCCACCACGTCCGTCGCCAACTCTCTTCAAGCACCGCCATTCCACGGCCATGAAGGGTAGCAAACGGGCGGGTGTTGAGCCCAATTCGAACAGCCAGGCGCTCAGCATCGGCCAAAATCTCCCGTGCCTTGTCTTGGTGACCTTGTCCATCAAGACCAAtcaggagaaggagcaggGCTTGCACCAAGAATCCGTCCTTGGAACGATTAGAATCGTACGCAAGacggcgggcttcttggaaGAAACTGGCACGATGCGGACACGAGTCGATGTAAAGCGACCCGATCCAGCGCATGGCAGCCAACAGTGGCTCGAGGGTGGTCTCTTTAGCGATGCGAAGGAGATACTCCTTGGGCAACACAAAAGGGTGGGCGGCATGAAAGTGGCGGTAAAAAGAGTCGAGGCAACGCTCAGCTGGTGTTGGCACAGGGACCTGCGCAGGAATAACACCCTGGTGGTGGCTCAAAGCCAGCTCTGATGCCTCGATCGCAGCTCCATCTGACATGCCATAAGGTCGAAAGAGTGAGATGTCGCtattgccattgccattggaAGTCAGGGCGGGATCAAGGAGAGAAGTAGAAAAAGGAGATGCCGCCAGGTCATCAGTTAGAGCAGGGTTCAAGCAAGTGATGGATCTCATCGAGACTGAAGTCGCCGGCGCGAGGGACACTGGGCCCTCGCCGCTGCTGGTAGATTCTCTTGCGGGAGACGAAGCATGTCGCTTGTTAGGATTGCGCGCAGTGCCGCGACGCGGGCCTTTGTAACCACGTCGCGAGGCGACGTAGATGCATTCTGAATTGGAGCTGGTGCAGCGAGAACAGGGGTTCTGGCCGTCGCATTTAAGATGCTTACCACGCTGTTGGGATTGTCAGCAAGTTGAACATTGCATCAGGCGGGCGCGTCATGAGTCAAGGGGCAACATACACAAGCAAGACAGGCTGCTGGGACAGAGGGAATGTTGGCGCGAGACTCTGTCCCAGCAGAAGGCGACGCCGATGGGGATGCCATGcgatcgaggccgaggatcTGTGAGTTGGGAGAGGCGGAATTGGATGGTGGGTCTTCGGGGCTGGAGAAGGCATCGTCTTTGCCGCCATTGGAAGGCGCTGGCTGAAGCGAGGTTGCGGCGTCCATTATGGGAGGATACCAGATGTAGGGGGTATTCGGCAGGCCGGCGTAAAACGTGTAGGGCGAagctgatgatgaaggaggataTGTAtaggatggagatgaggaatAAGAAGTGAAAATGATCTGAGTCGCGGAGGAAGTACCCGGACCGCTTGCATGAGGGACCGACTTCATGAGGAAGGCGCGCCACCGGCCGGGCTGTCGGGAGTCGGTGCGGGCTTGTTTGGTGTCGAGGCCGATTGAGCGGGCGCGCAAACACGGGGTACAAGTGCCTGAGCTGGGAAAAGCTTGGGGCAGCTTGTATATCTGGTAGGGGCGTTCGGGGTTTGAGTTGATCGGTAGTTGATCAGATAAGGGTTTTGAGCTGATGATGTGTAAGCCTCTTGCTTAGATATTCGAAGGCAATGGAATCGGCTACATACTGAATGTATTCTTTTTAGGTGCGGTCAATTCGTGACTGTTGAAGCAATCGTGTATGTGCAGAGTCTCGTGGTTTCAAACGGCGATTGACTCTGAGTGTGGCTAGAGCTGCAGCCACCTGGAAGTGTCTATGTAGTTGCCCGaaatgatggtgatgattgaAGGAATGGATGAATGCTTCAAACACCATGAGAACATCTGGGATATCTCGGCATCTAATATCTCTCCTGGAACTCCCCCAAACCCATTTTAACCCTCAGCCCAACTACCACCCATTGGAGCTATCGTCGACCCTGGCCCAACCACATGCACCCCTGGATCCTCACTCAACTAGACTGTGAGATGGACAAACCCCATGGCGCACGCAATTCGAGGCGTCAGGGTCTCTCGGCCATTAGACGGACGTTTTCCCATCTTGGAGTGGAGGCTGGGGCGTCCAGCACCGCCCAACTTGGCGTCCGCCGTTTGGATGGATGACCCTCCCATCCATGCGTGCGTCTTACATGGAAGATGCAACTCCAGCCTTAGTGGGCTCTggcatccccatccccatcccccaTCGGCCGCCTTTTTCCAAACCGCTAGGTTGGGTCCCTTTGTCCCGCCGCCCCAGTATCCTGGTACCGTAGCTTCTGCAACGTGCCACTCGTCGTGGTGCCAGGAACCTGGAACTCGTCAAGAGACGACGAGCGATGGCATCGGCTATCGCCGTAGCTCTGCGCGCCTATGCGGGGCAAGGATCCTTCTAGCGAGAAACACAACTGCTTTCTCGGACCTGGGCCAACGAACTGCCTTGCTTGACTTCAAGAGACCAACTTCACCGGGGAGGGGGTTGAGCTAGCGTATCCAGAATGGCGGATGTACGAGGGGAAGCCCTCATCTCGTGGCCGAACTGTCGGGGCCGCCGCTGTATGCTGCCGGTGACCTTCTGGGGCATCATGTGAAGCCTTTGGATGTGTTGAGAAACCTGGATGCAGCTGTCGTCGCTACACATTCGACACATCGGCCATCAGCTACCACTACTGCACATTGaacatcaccgccatcaGCTATCAACGCTGCACATTAGACATCTCCGTCATCAGCTATCACTACCGCACATTCAGCACGGCAGTCGTCGCCCTCGGTTCCCTCGTGGCTGCATCTGAGGCCAGATGGGCGGGCGCCATGATTGTAGGACAGGTGAGCTTGAGTCACCTGGTATAAGCCCAAGCGGACATGATACTCATTCAAGATGACAATCAAAAGCCTCCATCCGTGTTTGTCTCTGTAAACGAAAAAAACGCCTATGATGTCGGCGTGAATGCATGCATGCGTGTGTGCACGCACCGTCTTGTCCCGTTGTACCGGCGGCTATGCATCTAAATCTCGGTGCTGGGGGGGCTGTGCCCTCTCAACGTCAACAACGTGGAAGTGAAGCATCTAGACCCGCGATCGAAAACCCTCTATTCAAAATATTGGTACGTACTGTCACCGCTATTCTGCATCTCTGCCGGTGAAGCTGTCTCCATCTGGACATCGGTTATCTGCGAGATGCAACCCCCCTTGCAATTTTGATTGAGTCGATGCCGACATTTGGTGGTTGACGACCTTCGCGATTCCGCCTAGATCAAGTTTCTGCCCTACGCAGCAAGGGAGCCTGCCTCCGGAATGAGGGTCTCTTTGACGAGGCGGGCCTCTTTAGCGCACTGGCAGCTGCTTGATACAACGTCGGGTTGGTTCAGTATCATCACCCATTGAGTCCTTGGTGAGAATTGGAGAAGCAAGGGGTGTACATATCTTGGCTGAACAGGTCACCGAAAGCGGAGGTTAAGCCACGCCTGTCGGATTCAATAGCATCGATGCTTGAACAACGCGTCAATTCCAGAGCAGCACGTC encodes:
- a CDS encoding Zn(2)-C6 fungal-type domain-containing protein, encoding MKSVPHASGPGTSSATQIIFTSYSSSPSYTYPPSSSASPYTFYAGLPNTPYIWYPPIMDAATSLQPAPSNGGKDDAFSSPEDPPSNSASPNSQILGLDRMASPSASPSAGTESRANIPSVPAACLACRGKHLKCDGQNPCSRCTSSNSECIYVASRRGYKGPRRGTARNPNKRHASSPARESTSSGEGPVSLAPATSVSMRSITCLNPALTDDLAASPFSTSLLDPALTSNGNGNSDISLFRPYGMSDGAAIEASELALSHHQGVIPAQVPVPTPAERCLDSFYRHFHAAHPFVLPKEYLLRIAKETTLEPLLAAMRWIGSLYIDSCPHRASFFQEARRLAYDSNRSKDGFLVQALLLLLIGLDGQGHQDKAREILADAERLAVRIGLNTRPFATLHGRGMAVLEESWRRTWWDLYVVDGMIAGVHRSTNFLLFDEPCDVALPCEEYQYLSGDIPQPMYLEDMDDIDFSGEDREFSSFAYRIQCARNLGKFMRVPPIYGPDDENLARIETLLTNWRLHLPESKQDALYKDGRLDEMMFQAHMMMHATSLLLHQPHSQLDSSSTRPVNSCAPHAPVPSGDAFNAHTKHTIQSASEISKLITHRVSLLSHTHFFTCVITLSSIVHLSKWALYFVPHDDDNLRQQIRLNIGALSKISQVWGNADRAGRQVKGVAQEIYRAKKQQQMTPQYWLGLTQEEVLNSIAADDSIISEIENMQSMPGLSGMIG